CAATCAGATTGAGTGATTTAAAAGGCTTTCCCACTTCAATTTACTTGTTTTCACTCTAGAAATAAAAGTGGTTTTTCATAGAAGTGATTTTTATGTGCATAAGAATGCTTAGCAGGAACATTGATTGTGATATTATTTGATATtgaattgaaaataaaattattgaTGTTATCACAAAAGCATGCAATGAGAATATTGACTTGTAGAACTGAACATGTAGAAAATGTTCTGATGTACCTAATTAGAGCCATGTTATcataaaatgtgcaaaaaaataaaataaaaaatagaaagcCTGCAGTCAGTCCTTGTTCCCTACAGAAAAATAGCTTAATGATACTGCTACTACAGAGTTGCTGAAATTAACTTCTGTAATCAAATCTTATTtgatgtgtttgtttctctttcagCCTCACTGAGTAATGTGTCCAGTGATGAAATCCTCAGCTGTAATGGAAGCAGCAGCAATGGCTCATGTCCAGTTGCTGAGGAAACCGGGAGTCCTTACAAGACGGTGGAGATGGTCTTCATTGCCTTGGTTACCGGATCCCTCAgttttgtcactgtggtgggtAACATCCTGGTCATGCTGTCCATCAAAGTCAACCGGCATCTACAGACTGTCAACAACTACTTCTTGTTCAGCCTGGCATGTGCAGACCTTATCATTGGCGTGTTCTCTATGAATCTGTACACAGTATATATAATCAAGGGCTACTGGCCACTGGGCCCTGTGGTGTGTGACTTGTGGTTGGCTCTGGATTATGTGGTCAGCAACGCCTCTGTCATGAACCTGTTGATTATTAGCTTCGACCGCTATTTTTGTGTGACTAAACCACTGACTTACCCCACACGCCGCACAACAAAGATGGCTGGCTTGATGATCGCCTCTGCCTGGATCCTGTCTTTCATACTGTGGGCTCCTGCCATCCTGTTCTGGCAGTTTATTGTTGGGGAACGCACAGTGGAACCTGAAGAGTGCTACATTCAGTTCCTGTCCAACCCAGCAGTCACATTTGGCACAGCAATCGCTGCCTTCTATCTTCCTGTGGTCATCATGACAGTGCTATACGTTCACATCTCCCTGGCTAGCCGTAGCCGCGTGTCCAAGCAGAAACCAGAGgtaaagaaggagaagaaaggcTTGAAGTCTGCTGTGCTGTTGAAGAGTCATATCTTGAAGCAGAACAACAATAATCAGTCTCCTCCTAAGCCCAGCCTGGACACCTGCAGCATGGCAGAAGCCATGAAGAATGGAAAGCTTGATGAGTCCGTGGTCTCAACTAAAGCAGACTCCAGCGTACAGCCAGAGGAAAAGGAGAGCTCGAATGACTCTAGCACAGCCAGCATCGCACCAAAAGAGCCCAAAGACAGAGCCAACAGTGAGGCTATGTCTGAGAAAGGCCTGGCCCCTGCTCCAGTCCCTGCACCCAAACTCAACCCAGGTTCAAAATGGTCCAAGATCAAGATTGTCACCAAGCAAGCAGGAGATGAATGCATCACAGCTATTGAGATTGTTCCGCCAGCCAGTGGCTGTGAGGGCCGCTCCATACCCTTAAACAGGCCTCGCACAGTGGCCAGAAAATTTGCCAGCATTGCTCGCAGTCAGGTGAAGAGGAAACGTCAGATGGCGGCAAGGGAGAAAAAAGTAACCAAAACCATCTTTGCCATTCTCTTGGCCTTCATTATCACATGGACACCGTATAACGTGATGGTCCTGATCAGCACATTCTGTCACTCCTGTGTTCCAGACACGGTGTGGGCCATAGGCTACTGGCTCTGCTACGTCAATAGCACCATAAACCCAGCCTGCTATGCCCTGTGCAATGCCACCTTCAAAAAGACCTTCAAGAACCTGCTCATGTGTCAATACAAGAACATTGGGACCAGATGAGCTGAAGCAGTTGTAATGGAGGCCTGTAAAGGATTGGACTGTCCCCTGGTATTAAGAGTAAATTCTCAGCCTGAATTTAAATCACTGGAATGTATCATGCAGTACCGTGTGTGAGGCTTCATAACCCAGTGACGCTTGGTGCATTGTGTGGTGTTATCAAATTTGTAAGATAccaataaaagaagaaaaactggAAAAACTGAAAGCCCTCGGAGTACACTTACTTATGTGACATCAGATGGAGGATCTGAATGCAAAATGGTTGTTCTGCTGCCAAAAACCAAACCTGTGGGATGCTCTTTTTCTTACATACACTGTCAAACCAGTCAGCAGATCTTATGGTTTGCATTATTTGCATTAGCCGAGCAACgggagccaaaaaaaaaagtcctttaCTTCACTGGTACAGAAAGATAATCTGAACACAAGCAGAATGAAAAAGGGCAAattttggttgttgttgttttttcttctctgaAACTGGTACGCAGACAAGTCGAACAATGATCATGATATTACTAGTATTATTTTCCCTGTTTCGGTTCAGCATTCAAAGCAGATACAATCCGGCCAACATCACAAAGACACTGCAAATGAATTCTTTAATGAATCCCAATGACAAAACTGAGCTCAGTGACTACTACTATGGCTTATCTCTATCAAAAGGGAATGTAGAGCATATGACCATATTTTTATAAAGTCTATCAATGTGCATTTTTAACCCAATCAGATCCATGTTAAGACAAAAATTGAGTTGGTGTTAGCTAACCCTGTTAGACTGCAGACTGGTTTATTGGCACATGTTTAAAGTGAGGTTCACTGCAAAGATGAGACAGTGTCCCCTTAACACTGCCTTTCCATCAGGGTTCCCTGCctgatgaaaataaaatagTCTCCATTGGATTTGGGCACCTCTGTAGGAATACTACACATTCATAAATCTGTAACTCTGGGTCAGATCTTTAGTTCCTAAAGTGTAAATAGTACATAAACATGTTGAATATATGCTCATGAAAAAAGCCCTTTCCTTCCTGCACTTCATATGTGGATGCTTGTACTTCTCTTGTATTTAATTGAAGATTTACATGTGGTTTTACAAactaagtatgaaacatattGCTGTCTGTAAGCAAATGTATTAAACAGATATTTTCTTTTGTGATGACATTTGGATGTTTGGGGGCGATAATGGAGGGATTGTATATTTGTTACAAAAGTTTAAGGCTCATTATGCAAAGTAGCTGGTGCCTAATGGCATCTATGATGTTGGAAAAATGGGAAAGCTTGACATTTGGTCCCTCATTTGAaggccttttatttatttatttatttttacttggaAATTAGCTCATGGTGCAAAGTATATTTCCTCATTTTCATGACTGATTTTCAGTACTGAACCAAATAATATAAGGCATGCTTAAGAGCAGTACTCCTGTAAATATGATTCTAATGGAGTTTATaatgtgttggttttgtttgttgctCATTAACACTGTGGGATTTGAGTTAATGCCAGCGTGCATCTCATTTGTTTTCTACCTCATAAACAATCCAGAGagaatgtcaaaaaaaaagaaaaaaacagatttcATTTTTCCAACCTCATTTGGACCTCCAGCTAGCATTCTCTTGGTGACagtattaaaatgtattgccataaagggtgtgtgtgtgtggtggggggggggggggggttgactTGATGTATGAAACTGCGTGTTCAggtaatgtttacatttacctGAATAGTCGAATATGTTCAATGTTCAATAATCCTATTCTTTGCTTTAGTGGCACATGTTAAAAATAAGCAATGTGGCCTGTAAATTGTGACATTGCTGCAGGTGAAATACAATCCACTGTTCCTGTGACGAATGTTATTCATACTTGGTTATTACAGACTATCAACAGAAATAGCACCCCCTCCAAGTCACTATGGAATGGTGTACAGATGATtgtacctgttttttttttttttctaatgcaCAAAACCTAATAAAGATCTTGTACTTACAGAGCTGTTATGGTAAGCATGTCTCTGTATAGCAATACAAATCTATTTATGGAGACATCAATGAAATTATCAAAGCTCGATGGAAGCATAAATGACTATTTTCTAATTAGGTTAATGTTCATCTTGTAGGCTTTTAATATGCCTCTACAAAGTAGACCTTATGAATAACgtcttctgggaaagctttggactagattttggaacataaAATCATTAGCGTGCTCAGGTACAGATGCTGAATGGCCAATTCCAGAAAGCAAACACTGTTAACCAATCTCAAAGCTGTTGAATGGCACTCCAGCATTAGAGAAAATGCAGATGCATATGCAATAATAGTGTACCTCTCGACCTGGCGACCTCAGGAGCATTGGTGGCTGCATCCCAATTTggcagtgcttttctatggagataatATAAGCTGTGTAGTCACAGTTCAACACCTTCTGATATTagaaagaaatgaaagagagagagagagagagagaatgaaaaagagTTGGAGCATACTAACTAGCAATATCCAGTGAAGCATCCAGTGTTTcttatgcttttttttaaaaccccaAGGTTGTTCTTATAGGTTTTATACACACAGAGTTCCTTTGTAAACCCTTGAACCCCAGATTTTCAGTCTTTGTCAGTGTAGAACACTCACAGCGTTCAGTGCAGTTTTACTGGTTAAAAAAGACTACTTTTGATTAACTGAATCTGGAGAGTATATGATAAACAtatagtgccttgcgaaagtattcggtCCCCTTGAactttttgccacatttcaggcttcaaacataaagatataaaaattttattttttgtga
This window of the Hoplias malabaricus isolate fHopMal1 chromosome Y, fHopMal1.hap1, whole genome shotgun sequence genome carries:
- the LOC136678922 gene encoding muscarinic acetylcholine receptor M4-like, with translation MQLMNVTNGGGAEGLAPWNFTASLSNVSSDEILSCNGSSSNGSCPVAEETGSPYKTVEMVFIALVTGSLSFVTVVGNILVMLSIKVNRHLQTVNNYFLFSLACADLIIGVFSMNLYTVYIIKGYWPLGPVVCDLWLALDYVVSNASVMNLLIISFDRYFCVTKPLTYPTRRTTKMAGLMIASAWILSFILWAPAILFWQFIVGERTVEPEECYIQFLSNPAVTFGTAIAAFYLPVVIMTVLYVHISLASRSRVSKQKPEVKKEKKGLKSAVLLKSHILKQNNNNQSPPKPSLDTCSMAEAMKNGKLDESVVSTKADSSVQPEEKESSNDSSTASIAPKEPKDRANSEAMSEKGLAPAPVPAPKLNPGSKWSKIKIVTKQAGDECITAIEIVPPASGCEGRSIPLNRPRTVARKFASIARSQVKRKRQMAAREKKVTKTIFAILLAFIITWTPYNVMVLISTFCHSCVPDTVWAIGYWLCYVNSTINPACYALCNATFKKTFKNLLMCQYKNIGTR